In a genomic window of Pseudomonadota bacterium:
- a CDS encoding beta-ketoacyl synthase N-terminal-like domain-containing protein: MTMDFVQVLRERAQHRPERVAFRFLSDGETEAHVMTLGALEQRVLTLAERLVNEARARSLRVLILVPPGELFVVAFFACLCAGAVAVPVAPPRRARDDGKLRAICERADAAVVLSTKDLRHRVLAANERPSEPWDRLRWLDVEANDTGTASAGFRPAAPSASDLAFLQFTSGSTGSPKGVQVSHANLLANARALAERFGDTEETISVSWLPPYHDMGLIGGILQPIYLGAQTVVMSPNAFVQRPLRWLEAISTYRATTSGGPDFAYGLCADAAAAASVEELDLRSWTLAFTGAEPVRASTLERFARALAPAGFDPKAFYPCYGMAEATLFVSGGTRGAGSRVLSVDAGELQQGRVITAEEGGRQIVSCGAPTVDDLLIVDTSDDAVLGEGRVGEVWVRGPQVAGGYYGDAQATAAAFAATTSGADGCYLRTGDLGFLEGGQLFLTGRCKDLIILRGRNLYPADVEESIAGADEALQGGAVAAISVAGDVLAAVAGNTARIDSDGDLEQLVIVAEVTRTARRRVDGERIGKAIRRAVVESHAVDVQAVLLLRPGGLPRTSSGKVMRLATRDQVVAGSLPVVAQWSAPRRQDAEDTAAVAVDGESTHRALRQRLIAEVAQAAGVAPQAIAADEPWAAYGLDSIEGVRLIGRLGEWLGRDFSPTLLYDYPTIDALAVHLSSAKQGRSASEAPRSAASTAAVAVVGVAARFPGGEDAWSWFDALQAGIDAIVPVPGTRPGAERWREAAERTPALAEAGFLLNVDAAETALFGLSPREARCTDPQQRLLLETAWRALEDAAIAPETLAGTDTGVFIGISSPDYARLLAAEGGDAEGRLPVHAGTGNALSVAANRLSYRFDLRGPSVAVDTACSSSLVAVHQACTSLARGECSTALVGGVNLLLAPDLSEVFADAGMLSPGARCRTFDAAADGYVRGEGCGVVVLKALSQALADGDRVMAVIRGSAVNQDGRSNGLTAPNGNAQEAVIRAALTSAGLEPQDLDYVEAHGTATALGDPIEAQALARVFASGDGAPPLRVGSVKSNVGHLEAAAGIAGLIKVVLSLAVERLPGQCHFDTPNPHAPLTQPGHAAVGTLEVQVDTAGWPRGERRRAAGVSSFGFGGTNAHVVLEEAPLPAAAQAATYPGSASSPDAGAGEAPAVGLWLSERDPEGLARLAAAAAEALIQGKTTLAELARQANHGRSRFDERVAIVATEDTAAATALRAFANGEVGQSVFVPPQPSAGPSFHLSQPRIAFAFPGQGTQRARMGMALYAHDADFRRQIDACEQILKDCAGFSLLDVLGTAGDAAATRLADTRYTQPSLFAVEMSLARTLIARGAQPALLIGHSVGEYAAACLAGVFTWEDALRLVARR, translated from the coding sequence ATGACGATGGACTTCGTGCAGGTGCTGCGTGAGCGAGCGCAGCACCGTCCGGAGCGTGTCGCGTTCCGTTTCCTGTCGGATGGGGAGACCGAGGCCCATGTGATGACGTTGGGCGCGCTGGAGCAGCGGGTCCTCACGCTCGCCGAACGACTGGTGAACGAGGCGCGCGCGCGCAGCCTGCGGGTGCTGATTTTGGTACCGCCCGGCGAGCTGTTCGTCGTGGCGTTCTTCGCTTGCCTCTGCGCGGGTGCCGTGGCGGTGCCGGTGGCGCCTCCGCGGCGCGCGCGGGACGATGGAAAGCTGCGGGCGATCTGCGAGCGGGCCGATGCTGCCGTCGTCCTATCCACCAAGGACCTGCGTCATCGGGTCCTGGCTGCGAATGAACGGCCTAGTGAGCCATGGGATCGCTTGCGTTGGCTCGATGTCGAAGCGAACGACACCGGCACGGCAAGCGCCGGCTTCAGACCTGCCGCGCCGTCGGCGTCTGATCTTGCCTTTCTTCAGTTCACGTCGGGTTCGACCGGCAGCCCGAAGGGCGTGCAGGTCTCCCACGCGAATCTGCTGGCAAATGCGCGGGCATTGGCAGAGCGCTTTGGCGACACGGAGGAGACGATCTCAGTCTCCTGGCTGCCCCCCTATCACGACATGGGACTGATCGGCGGCATCCTGCAGCCGATCTATTTGGGGGCACAAACGGTCGTCATGTCGCCCAACGCCTTCGTGCAGCGACCCTTGCGCTGGCTGGAGGCGATCTCGACTTATCGCGCGACCACCAGCGGAGGGCCCGACTTCGCCTACGGGCTGTGTGCCGACGCAGCCGCTGCCGCTTCGGTGGAGGAACTCGATCTGCGCTCCTGGACCCTGGCCTTCACGGGCGCGGAGCCCGTACGGGCGTCCACTCTGGAGCGTTTTGCACGGGCGTTGGCGCCCGCGGGCTTTGATCCCAAGGCCTTCTACCCGTGCTACGGCATGGCCGAAGCGACCCTGTTCGTGAGTGGGGGGACGCGCGGCGCAGGCTCACGCGTGCTGAGCGTGGACGCGGGAGAGTTGCAGCAGGGGCGCGTCATCACTGCTGAGGAGGGCGGCCGCCAGATCGTCTCGTGCGGCGCGCCCACCGTGGATGATCTGCTGATCGTGGACACGTCAGACGACGCGGTGCTTGGTGAAGGTCGCGTAGGCGAGGTGTGGGTTCGCGGTCCACAGGTGGCCGGCGGGTACTACGGCGATGCGCAGGCGACGGCGGCGGCTTTCGCGGCCACCACCAGCGGTGCGGACGGTTGCTATCTGCGCACCGGAGACCTCGGATTCCTGGAAGGTGGGCAGCTGTTCCTGACCGGGCGTTGCAAGGACCTGATCATCCTGCGCGGCCGCAATCTCTACCCCGCCGACGTGGAGGAGAGCATCGCCGGTGCCGACGAGGCGCTCCAGGGCGGTGCCGTGGCGGCCATCTCGGTGGCGGGCGATGTCCTTGCTGCCGTTGCCGGCAACACGGCGCGTATCGACTCAGACGGGGACCTCGAGCAACTCGTGATCGTCGCTGAAGTGACGCGTACTGCGCGTCGCCGCGTCGATGGTGAACGTATCGGTAAGGCGATTCGGCGGGCGGTGGTCGAGTCGCATGCGGTTGATGTCCAGGCGGTGTTGTTGCTCCGTCCCGGCGGGTTGCCGAGAACCTCCAGCGGCAAGGTGATGCGCCTGGCCACGCGTGACCAGGTGGTAGCAGGGAGTCTGCCGGTGGTGGCCCAGTGGAGTGCGCCGCGACGACAAGACGCCGAGGACACCGCAGCTGTCGCGGTGGATGGAGAATCCACCCACCGCGCGCTGCGCCAACGTCTGATCGCCGAGGTCGCGCAGGCCGCCGGTGTGGCACCGCAGGCGATCGCGGCCGACGAACCCTGGGCGGCCTATGGGCTGGATTCCATCGAGGGGGTGCGCCTCATCGGCCGCCTCGGCGAGTGGTTGGGCAGAGACTTTTCCCCAACGCTGCTCTACGACTACCCGACGATCGATGCCCTCGCCGTCCACCTGAGCTCGGCGAAGCAGGGAAGGTCGGCAAGTGAGGCGCCACGATCAGCGGCAAGCACGGCTGCCGTCGCGGTGGTCGGGGTGGCGGCACGCTTCCCCGGTGGAGAGGACGCCTGGTCGTGGTTCGACGCGCTGCAGGCGGGGATCGATGCCATCGTCCCGGTGCCAGGCACGCGTCCCGGCGCCGAGCGCTGGCGCGAGGCCGCGGAGCGAACGCCGGCCCTGGCTGAAGCGGGTTTCCTACTCAACGTCGACGCTGCCGAGACCGCGCTGTTCGGCTTGTCGCCGCGCGAGGCGCGCTGCACGGACCCGCAGCAGCGACTGCTGCTGGAGACGGCGTGGCGCGCCCTCGAAGATGCCGCCATCGCCCCCGAGACCCTCGCCGGCACGGATACGGGCGTTTTCATCGGCATCAGTTCTCCGGATTACGCCCGCTTGCTGGCGGCTGAGGGCGGCGATGCTGAGGGGCGCTTGCCCGTCCATGCCGGCACGGGAAACGCCCTGAGTGTAGCCGCCAACCGCTTGTCCTATCGCTTCGATCTGCGCGGCCCGAGCGTGGCCGTCGATACGGCCTGCTCGTCTTCGCTGGTCGCCGTTCATCAGGCCTGCACCAGTTTGGCGCGAGGGGAATGTTCCACCGCGCTCGTCGGCGGCGTCAATTTGCTCCTAGCACCTGACCTCTCGGAAGTGTTCGCCGACGCCGGCATGCTGTCCCCCGGTGCTCGCTGTCGCACCTTCGATGCCGCCGCCGATGGCTATGTCAGGGGCGAGGGCTGTGGCGTGGTGGTACTCAAAGCGCTTTCGCAGGCGTTGGCGGACGGCGATCGGGTGATGGCGGTGATTCGCGGCAGTGCCGTCAACCAAGACGGCCGGTCGAATGGCCTGACGGCGCCTAACGGCAATGCGCAGGAGGCCGTAATTCGCGCAGCGCTCACCAGCGCTGGGCTCGAACCGCAGGACCTCGACTACGTCGAAGCGCACGGCACGGCGACCGCCCTCGGTGATCCGATCGAGGCGCAGGCGCTGGCGCGCGTGTTTGCTTCGGGAGACGGCGCGCCGCCGCTTCGCGTCGGATCGGTCAAGAGCAACGTTGGGCACCTGGAAGCCGCGGCTGGAATCGCCGGGCTCATCAAGGTCGTACTGAGTCTGGCCGTCGAGCGCTTGCCCGGGCAGTGCCACTTTGACACCCCGAATCCGCACGCGCCCTTGACGCAGCCCGGTCACGCTGCTGTCGGGACGCTTGAAGTGCAGGTGGACACGGCGGGTTGGCCGCGCGGTGAGCGTCGGCGCGCGGCGGGCGTCAGCTCCTTCGGGTTTGGGGGTACCAACGCCCACGTGGTGCTGGAGGAAGCGCCGTTACCCGCGGCAGCGCAGGCAGCAACGTATCCCGGGAGCGCGTCATCACCGGATGCGGGTGCTGGCGAAGCGCCAGCGGTCGGTTTGTGGTTGTCCGAGCGTGATCCTGAGGGACTGGCGAGGCTTGCTGCCGCCGCTGCGGAGGCATTAATCCAGGGGAAGACGACGCTTGCCGAACTTGCCCGTCAGGCCAACCATGGCCGCTCACGCTTCGATGAGCGAGTGGCGATCGTTGCCACGGAGGACACCGCTGCCGCGACGGCGCTACGAGCGTTCGCCAACGGTGAGGTCGGACAATCGGTGTTCGTACCACCGCAGCCATCGGCAGGGCCGAGCTTCCACCTGAGCCAACCACGCATCGCCTTCGCCTTCCCGGGCCAGGGCACCCAGCGGGCGCGTATGGGGATGGCACTCTACGCGCACGACGCTGACTTCCGCCGGCAGATCGATGCGTGCGAGCAGATCCTCAAGGACTGTGCCGGCTTTTCGCTGCTCGACGTACTCGGCACCGCAGGTGACGCCGCCGCCACGCGACTGGCGGATACGCGCTATACGCAGCCCTCGCTTTTCGCCGTGGAGATGAGCCTCGCGCGGACATTGATCGCGCGCGGCGCCCAGCCGGCGTTGCTGATCGGTCACAGCGTAGGGGAGTACGCGGCCGCGTGCCTTGCCGGCGTGTTCACTTGGGAAGACGCCCTACGCCTGGTCGCGCGCCG